The following nucleotide sequence is from Mytilus galloprovincialis chromosome 12, xbMytGall1.hap1.1, whole genome shotgun sequence.
GGTTTTTCCTTCAGCTGATTTTACAAGTCCTAATCTGTTTGACCTCTTCTGCAGTTCCTTCTCTCTCAATAGCAAACATCGAAAGGTAAAGTACCAGTTGGTATGTAGGTTGACATCTTGAAGAAACTTTGAACCAAACCGTAACTTGACATCTTCCATGATTTCCTTTAAAATATTAGTACCAAGCAGTAGTGGAACTTCTCTGTTGTAATTGCTGTCAGGTACAACCAAAAATAAACAACGGTGACGACTACCATTTGTTGCTGCTCCTGGTAACTCTATGCTAGCTGTGATGTATCCTAAGTATGGCATATCTTTTCCATCAGCACATTCTATCTTGATAATCAGGTCCAATGGCTGAATAATCTGATCTTGAAGATATCTATTGTAAAATGTCTCGCTAACTGTACTAACGGTTGATTCTGTATCAAGTAAAGCTGATGTTGTAATGTCGTTGATCTTTACTGAAACTTCATTTGGACTTCCAAGTAAGCCAGGTGATTCTTTAGATGCTTGTTGTTGATAAGAAGCATAAGTACGGTCTTCAGCACCAATCTGTTGGAAGTTGTATGCCTTGCGAGAGTGATCTAGTATAACTCGACATCCTATAGCTATGTGACCTTCATTTCCACATCTGTAACATACGAAAGGCTTCTTTCTATTGTCAAAAGGTATGCATGGTTCATGTGGTAATTCCTGTTGCTGTGCTATATCATGTTCCTGATCATACCAATAC
It contains:
- the LOC143054750 gene encoding uncharacterized protein LOC143054750, translating into MSSSDFKQELLRLGHVLDRYEEDLNIFNQQPKRRRIRSRRKRKPYWYDQEHDIAQQQELPHEPCIPFDNRKKPFVCYRCGNEGHIAIGCRVILDHSRKAYNFQQIGAEDRTYASYQQQASKESPGLLGSPNEVSVKINDITTSALLDTESTVSTVSETFYNRYLQDQIIQPLDLIIKIECADGKDMPYLGYITASIELPGAATNGSRHRCLFLVVPDSNYNREVPLLLGTNILKEIMEDVKLRFGSKFLQDVNLHTNWYFTFRCLLLREKELQKRSNRLGLVKSAEGKTIKILPNRDVIIQGYTDHELPYHTVCAMLQPTEKADIPTDLDVAPTLLSYSYRNNGTIPVHISNVTTRTVTISPNAILCEIQPVSVADIEIDAELEDDPTHQVTMPTNLSDVQLQQGKDLIQQFRDVFSKSDIDIGHSTALISWMKDLSSRDIATE